A region of the Mycteria americana isolate JAX WOST 10 ecotype Jacksonville Zoo and Gardens chromosome 24, USCA_MyAme_1.0, whole genome shotgun sequence genome:
TTATCTGACAATGAACCTTCTAGCCCTAGAATGAATGGTTTAacaaaaatagcattaaaagagACCAACACGGAGGCACTCATGGTGAGTCGTCTTGTCTTGACACACTTTTAAGTTGTGCCatctagaaagaagaaaacacaccACTTGTTCCCACAGAGGCACCTGCGGTCATGGGGTCAGGTGGGATACGTGGTTTTATAAAGATGGATTTGCAAGCGGGGAATCTTGAAGCTGTTAAAAGCTGAtgtcaggtttttgtttttgttttgtttttcaagcccTTACCTCCTTGACTTTTATCTGCTTTGAAAGTGCACTTTTTTCAGAATTGGCTTTTTAGTGGACACAATGTCCCTTATTCAGCATGGCATAACACAGATTTGTTGCCTGACTCTTCATTTgactttgtttccttgttttgctaGTGAAAAATAtctccaaaacttttttttttgcctttgaggtCTTTCTCCGTACACAGTTTGTGTCCATATATTGCAGGCATGTTGGTGATATTAAGACATACATGACAATTATAATGCTGTAAGTTCTTGTTGTAACTTGTACGGTATCtatctttttccctctctcccctccctgttttCCCATCCTCTATTGCCTTACCTGGCCCTGCAGAAAAGCAGTCCAGAGGAGCGTGAGAGAATGATTAAACAACTAAAAGAAGAGTTACGGTTAGAAGAAGCAAAGcttgttttattgaaaaagttACGGCAAAGTCAAATCCAGAAGGAGACCACTACTCAGAAGGTATTTATTTTCCTACAGATACTTACCATCTCGTCTTttgaaatggaggggaaaaaatttaaATACCTGTGGCGGTTGCCATAACCTATGGAACATAAGGTAGCTTTCAAATAAAGCATATCTCACttttcataaaattttaatgaaagtttaTAGTGGTTTATCCTGTTAACCGTTCCTTTTTGTGGAATTCGGTTTTTTGTCTTGCCAAGACCAAACAACAAGACAGTTTATCCTATCAACCGTATTCAAAAGCTGAAGACATTTTTGTTAAAACTCAGATGCATTTATGAATGTAATATACTTTCAATTATTAAACACTCCATCCACTCCTTAATGCCGTGTAGAGATTGCTGAAATACATTTGGAGGAGGTTCTTGCACATGACGAATGTGCTGACAGGGGGAGTTAAAGCGTTTGAACCCCAGGCTCTGGGAGCTGGCGGCCGAGGGCTGCATTTTGCGCTGCGTGGCAGAAGCCCAGATCTGGATTCCAGGTCTTACCAGGTGAAGTAAGTCTGCGGTTAGCTGCATGCTTTCATCATCCAAAAATCCAGGCAGCCCCTGGAAGGAACGGTTCAGCCCTCCCACCCTGaactgccttcccttcctcctcttttctccccacccctcatCTCGCACAACCACGTGCAATTTCCAGAGTGCTGGGAGGAGAACTGTTTTCATCAGAAACTTAACCCAGAGAAAAAGTCTACCTTTTTGTCAGAGCGGTTGCCCGGTCTGCTCGCTACGTGTGCCGTTCGTGCTGGCACTGAAGGGTAGAGGtggagggtggagggagaagagcagaggaggTTGGGAGGCGAGGGGGCGTGCGAACACCCCACGCGCTGCTATCAAGGCACAGGCTAAATTTCAAGTATCTGTAACAATGGCAACTAAACGATTTTATTTTACAGCGTGTGATGCTGACTTGATGGATTTTGTGATGGGGGCGATGTGTAGATTTAAGTGCACTTGACGGTGCAGATGGATGTTAATACAGCTCTCCTggctggttttggttgttttattGGCGTCTTTCTCCTGGACTTTTGAGTGCTTCAGTAGATGGGATTAAAACTAATGCAAGTACCTGCATCGCTCAACTCGCTGCTGAACGCTGAGCAATGAGCTCTGGATGTTCGAACTAACTAGGGTGGAACGGCATATCCTAAACTTCTTAATATCAGAAGTctttttcctaaactttttttcactttgcatTATGCTTGAACCTAGTTAGTTGAGACTAGTAGTAATGGTGGGTAAGACTGAAGTGGGCTCTAAGCTGAGACTGCTAAAATAGATTTCCACATTGCTCTGCTTTTGGTGTATAGactcttttattttcctggtatAATCTTATCTATACTTACctaataatttcttcatttaaatacGCATGTTGAGATgcttggaggaagaaagggatgggggagggggaaaaccaCAGTCTTTGAAGATTCTCTTACTGAGGCGCAAGGAGGTAAACGCTTTTATTCCCTTAGCTTCTGTAATTCTGCTTACACCCTTACACTCGTCtgctttctttctggtttttcctcttccagcctgCTGGTTCCTCTGGGAGTGCTGTGGCCACCCCTCCGCCCTTGGTGCGGGGACCGCAGAGCGTTCCTGCTGGCAAGCCGTCCCTCCAGGTCAGTGGGGTGGGCCAGGCTGCCAGGTTTAGGGCATGGAGCAGAGAAGAAGGTGCACAGTACAGGAAGGACAGTCCCATCACATTAATGGCTTGGAGCcaggtggaatttttttttttaactcccgaAACCCCGCTATAAGCTTTTTAAGAACGATTGGGGTGGGAGATAAAAGGAGGATGTCACACAGGGATAACTCTCATAAGCTTATTTTTCAGTGGCTGATCATCCTGATCCACTCTGCTGATAAATACATCCATACTGGTACTAACGACCTTTGGCGAAAGAGAATGCCATGGAGTTATGTCATAGAAATACTGTGGCAGCCTGTTGCCGTACCCTCAAGAGACTTAATTGTGCCCTCAGTATGATTAACTGTAAGAGCTGAGTGAATcatctgattttctcttttgGCTTGGTGGCTGAATGGCACATGATGGTAGGAAAGATCTTGGTTCAgactaaattaaatgaaatgttggAAAGccttggggaagaaaaaaaaaaaaagcagaggcaaTTGACATCTGTCAACCTAATCTTCCTTTTGAGTGTCTAGTATCTTGTTtcgctttaaaacattttttaaatttaaaacacttCTGGTTATTTACCTTGGGctaattcaaaacaaatttcaaaactgCTTCAGCACAAAATGCTTTCACTTGGAAAATGGCAACTCTTCATTTCAAAATCCCCTAGAATGCTATACTCGAGGGGAAGGGGTAAATTTGCTATCCATTTAGGAAACATTCACAAAACCTAAAGCAATCTGTCAGTTGGAGTAATCTCTTCCTTGAGGCAAGTTGCCTTCACTGAAGACAGCACTTTCAGAGGAACTGGACCACAAGTTAAATCTTCAGCGATCAGACAGCGAAACTTTGGTTggacagagcagagagctgggagcTAAGAATCCAGAATTGAAGTTACTCTGTCTAACTTGCAGTGTTTGGGCAAATTAACCTAACCTCCATCTGCTTTTGCTTGACTGTAAAAACTACTAATTCCTGTGTGTAGGAGTGGAGTTAACATTTGGTCTTCAGTTGAAAGGCATAACAGAAGTGTTTAAAACTTCCCACCTGCCTAAATATGTACGTGTCGTGTACACATGGTAACTCATGAAAGTGGGAGCTTCAGTGTTTTTAGAAGTCTTCATTCACAGATGATGGTCAGTTTAGGGCTTGAGTGAGGGAAGTGGCAAGATGTGTAAAGCCACATGAATGGGATGGAGAGGTTTGTTGCTCTTGAGCAGTGAGTGCTTCTCCGTCTCGATTGCGTAGTGTTAGTGGTCTGCAGGCATGTAAGCGATGCATGAAACCGTATCACCTTTTATACCGGCATGAGAAACTTTGAGGATGTAATGCAGTCTGCAGCCCAAAAAGCATGGGCAgcaatttttcaaatttctttagcctgactccttttctttttcattttttctaaagctttccccttttcctgtctctttttttccttcccacataCGTGCACATGCCCACTCTGCTCACCTCCCTGGGTTCCTGCATCTCCAACTTCTGCCTGCCCTATGCTTCTCCTTGAAGACAGCAGTTTGTATTTCCCTGTGTTCTTACTCCCcccaaaatacacttttttctttccttttttttttttttttttgacactaaCTGCACTGAAGCCAGCCCGGCCATCTCTTGTCCTACAGTATTTCCATTGGCTCAAGACAGATACTGCATCCATCACATCAGCCAGAGAGGAGAGCTGCTCTCGTGTAGCCCCTGTTCTCGTACTCGGGTTATGGTGTGCCTCTTTGTGTCTCAGTACAGCAGTTCTTGAGTTATTGAATGTCAGCGGTGGGAGGGCAGATGAAAATGTTGTTCAGGACTGCTCTTTACCTTTTAAATCCTGTGCAGGATGAGAGAAAACAATCCCCGAGCGTGTAGCCAGACTGCCATCGCGTCCTTACCTATGTCTGTATTGCTGCGTAAGATTTCAGATACTGCTTTATCGGCACACTAAGCAGCAGAAGAGAGCATGCATATAAATAGACCAGAACAAAACAATGCGAGTaaactattttctgttttgcagaccTCTTCTACGCGTATACCAGGCACTGTTATTCCTCCTCCCTTGGTCCGTGGAGGGCAGCAGACTTCTTCAAAATTGGGAACTCAGCAAAACACACAGATAGTAATGCCACCTCTTGTCAGAGGAGCACAGGTAAGTATTTACCTTGCGGTAGATCCGCTCTGTTTTTCCTTAATGCATCTTAACTATTTTCTTAGTCATCTTTCTGCTTGTCTGGAAGGAACCTATGAAGTTCTTCCTGGGATTTCTTATTGTGACTAGATGTATTGCTACTGAAAGATCCTGGATCGTGTTCCAGTTTTGCGTATTGTGCTATCCCATAACGCTTCCAGTGAAGCATGAGACAATCCTGTGGTGATGCAGGATACTGTCTTACCTGCACAGCTGCTTCCCATAGCTGTGCCAAAGCAGTTTGTTTGCCTTTCTTATGAAAGTTAATTTACAGGCTTCCAGCTTCACCCGCTTTTTAGGAGAGCGgcagcagaggaaatgaaatgcaatccctcgttcttccatttttttcccctcattattaTTTCTGTCATATCAATTTCACCTTTTCAAATGctaaaactcacttttttttttttcccctcattgtgTCTGTCTTGCGATTGAGTAAGAGCTGCTGAAATGAGATAGTCGACTGGAAGTCTGAAAGTGCTGCTTTGCAGGGTCTTTATCACCTCTAATAGAAAATAGTGGAGTAGGAAAGGAGTAGGAAAGCAATGTTCAATTTGATACAGTCTTGTAAAATTATTACTTCCGTGggataccaggaaaaaaaatatttccttgttaaATGAGGATTTATTTTGCAGTGAAAGGTCTGCTTTTATCTGTTGCATAGCCAGCATTGAGGAGGAAGGTAGAGATttggtatttcattttctttgtcttctgatTATGGAGGAAAAACTCATTCTGAGAAATAGCTTTCCTAATGCCTTTAAAATGAAACGGGCTCAACAGctatacattttgaaagaaatttgacTTGGAAACTTAGgggtgttgtttttgtttttgttttgttttattattattattaggcaCATTACAGTTTTGGCCGTAATGTGATGGCCTCACATGTCTTTCACGTTACGTTCTACTTGTTTCATTTtgacagagggaaagggaaaaacatcACATTTGGACACGGATGTTAATTATCACGCTTTCTTTGCGTTCCCTGCCTTGCCTCATTTCCACTGTCTCATGTCATCCCATTTGACTCCCACCACTTACTTCCCTCTATCTAATCCTCCCCATCGTTCATGGCACCATTGCATCAGCCCATTTCTGTGTCTTCCCAGCAAATCCACAACATCCGACAGCACTCCAGCACGGGGCCGCCTCCGCTGCTGCTGGCACCGCGGGCATCGGTCCCCAGCGTACAAATTCAGGGACAGCGAATTATCCAGCAGGGTCTGATCCGCGTCGCCAACGTCCCCAACACCAGCCTGCTTGTCAATATCCCGCAGGTGAGTTCCATAAGATAACTTCCTGCCAAACGTAACGTTCATCTCGGAGGAACAGATAAATGGTTTTAATTACTGATTGTCTGATTACTGTCTCTAATTGGTGTGGCCTGCCATCATCTAACTGATGTGGTTGCTTATCGCTACAGCTGTCCTGCCCCTTGTTCTTCCCATGCAGTCCCTTTCTCTGTTCACATTCACCTCCTGTGCacaggaatgaagaaaaacagtacaGAGTATTgggaagaaatacatatttcagtgAACTGAATTTTGTGCCTCATTTCACATTTGGTATTTCAATATGAAACTGTCcattagaattttcttttttttcccccctctcttcctTGAGATGCGTAAATGAATGTTCTGGTAAACAGAGCTCAAAATAGGTTAGTGCTCCTGTTTGACGCACCAAGAGATACTGAAGCAGCAACTTAACCTCGACCACCGATACTGGCATACAAGTGCTGtagataaagaaaacaatttaaagtcAGTGCTTTGACAAAATCATAAAGAAAAGGactcctttttggtttttttctttagaatttctAAAACTGCCTTATAAAAATgatcagtaaagaaaaataaagttctttagAGCGTTAGATGACAGGTACAGTGTTGCAGTGAACGTATGTATTGTGGTCTGTTTGGTCACCTACAAAAATAAGATTGAGAGGCAGGCGGTTTGCTCTAGTCCCAAGCAGCCAGCCTTCATCGCACACAAACAGCCCCGCGCAGCGCCGGAGCCAAGGCTGGTTCCCTCCCTCTCGATGGAGAGGAGCGCGCGTCTCGAAAGCACCAAACCATCTGGCACTTGTCGCTAAGCTGTGTCGTGTTTCCTCCCAGGCTTCACCAACTTCAATCAAAGGTACAACCGTGACATCCGCTCAGGCTAATGCTACTACGACCAGCGCCGCTTCCATCGTCAACTCCAACGACTCGCCGGCCAGCCGGCAAGCCGCCGCCAAGCTCGCCTTGCGGAAGCAGCTGGAGAAGACGCTGTTGGAGATCCCTCCTCCCAAGCCGCCTGCGCCAGAGATGAACTTCCTGCCAAGTGCAGCTAATAACGAATTCATTTACTTAGTCGGGTTGGAAGAAGTTGTGCAGAATTTGCTGGAAACTCAAGGTGAGATAGTGTTAAAAATGTTCCTCAAAGGTGAGGAGAGAACCTTTCCCATCTGGATTTTTATCTCAATAGCAGGCAGTAAGGAGTTCCAGGCTTTGCAGGATTAAATTGTCATACTCTCATCGAATCGAGGATTCACTTACTTGAataatttttcaagtgttttattaaaattttttttaaaatctaaaaaaaaaaatctaggaaaagAAAGTTAGGATTTCTCACAGGCTAGACACTGATTGTAAAGATTTCTCTAAAATGCATCCAGTTCTCCCCAGAGCTGTTGACTTCCCATCAGCCACTTGTTTGTCCATCACCACTCAATTCTCTAACCAGTATCTAAAGAAGTATCTGCTGGATACCTACGCACATACTCATGGAAGtaaaagagtttttaaagatTTAGTAATGCGAAAGGCTTCAGACAGAGGGGAGTTAAGGGTGGAgggtttgctttgggttttttttatgctggAATATTCTTGAGTTTTCTCAAGTATTATTCATTCATAGAAGCCACAGATGGAGCTGAGGTAAGCTGGTTGTGTTCTCCAGGTAAAGTTTCGGTTGCTGTATCATCTCGCGAGCCCTATATGTGTGCTCAGTGTAAGACTGACTTCACCTGCCgttggagggaggagaagaaCGGAACCATTATGTGTGAAACCTGCATGACATCAAATCAGAAAAAGGCCTTGAAAGCTGAGCACACTAACCGACTGAAGGCTGCCTTCGTAAAAGCACTGCAGCAAGAGCAGGAGATTGAGCAGAGGATACTGCAACAGACTGCGTCTCCTGTACAGACCAAGTCAGACCCTATAGTGCAGCACCACTCGCTCAAGCAGGTAAGGCTCCGTCCACCAGAAGCCAGATCTCGGTGACGATGGGGCAAGGGTCCCGTGGCTCCAAGCACAAGTGTTTGGTATGCAGCCATGAAATTGGTGCATGAACTCGCTTTTTTTAAGCTCCACGGTGTGTGTTTGAGTGTAAGCTTAAAACCGGGCTGGTTAAAGTGTTTTTTTGTTAGGTGGGGACCTGATATTTGCATTAtcttctgaagagcagaagagagtGGTGCTTTTCTGCAAAGTCACTGTAATTATCCAGGGTGTTTAACTCATATCCTGCAAAGTCTGTTCCTGAATTTTCTTAGGATGTACCAAATGGAAAAAGGTGCTCTGGTGCCAAATACACAAGAGTAAATTGACccaagatagaaaaaaaaattggcttgagCCAGGAACACGTAATGTTGCTTGTGAAGTTTTAAGGTGATGGTAGCAACCGTCCATGATAGGGACAGGATCTTGCACACCTTGTAGAACCACCTTTCAATGGGAGGAAGACAGGAGCTGCTTAAGTGCTGCTTTGAGTTGGAATTATCAAGGTACCGGTTATTTAGGACAGCGAAGTGGAGTGCTGCCTGTGTGTGGAGATGCTTACGCAGcacatttttttgctgctttgcagttGATTATAATTCCTCATCCTTACAGGTGCTTTCAGAAGTAGAAAGCTGATTCTTATTTTGTTGTAGAGATGTCTCGGAAGTTTTCAGCCCTGAAACTATAGGAATGCATTCCAGACTTGGCAGAAGCAGccaagaaaggagagaggggcagTAAAGATTCATCAAGGCTGTTGTACTTGAGAGACGGAGAACTCCTATGCCTCTCTTACCGTTTGCTCTCTCACCAGACTTCTAGCCAGATGTCTCGAGGTCCTCCTGGAGCTCCGCGAGGAGTGTTGCATGCATTTAGCCAGTCACCCAAGTTGCAGAATGCATCGTCTGCAGCAGCACTTGGGAGTAGGCCAGGTAAGCATGCTGAGAGACCTGTCAGCaagggcagcgctgccgcctGGAAGAAGACTCCCATCAATACAGGTAGATTTTTCTctaaagtttcttttctttgtacttACTAGCTGCTCTCTGTCCAACAATCATAGTTCTTTGGGTAAGGATGCTTTCTCTTTGACACTTCCTGCATGAAAGCCCGATGGTACCGAGGCT
Encoded here:
- the GATAD2A gene encoding transcriptional repressor p66-alpha isoform X4, with amino-acid sequence MCEKRIIWQGEPRRRGLAGDPWPCGTGGGEVRGKRTGSRRAGPAAPGCAGTGGEVPRRSLTMTEEACRTRSQKRALEREITHNDVDSKKIKMEKGLLGTDINAEGDMKIKTDPGAGKVQGLLKSGEVKATIKVEVQTGDEPVDMSTSKSEIKREKRVPSPDVIVLSDNEPSSPRMNGLTKIALKETNTEALMKSSPEERERMIKQLKEELRLEEAKLVLLKKLRQSQIQKETTTQKPAGSSGSAVATPPPLVRGPQSVPAGKPSLQTSSTRIPGTVIPPPLVRGGQQTSSKLGTQQNTQIVMPPLVRGAQQIHNIRQHSSTGPPPLLLAPRASVPSVQIQGQRIIQQGLIRVANVPNTSLLVNIPQASPTSIKGTTVTSAQANATTTSAASIVNSNDSPASRQAAAKLALRKQLEKTLLEIPPPKPPAPEMNFLPSAANNEFIYLVGLEEVVQNLLETQGKVSVAVSSREPYMCAQCKTDFTCRWREEKNGTIMCETCMTSNQKKALKAEHTNRLKAAFVKALQQEQEIEQRILQQTASPVQTKSDPIVQHHSLKQTSSQMSRGPPGAPRGVLHAFSQSPKLQNASSAAALGSRPGKHAERPVSKGSAAAWKKTPINTGGALPFVNPSLAVHKSSSAVDRQREYLLDMIPPRSIPQSATWK
- the GATAD2A gene encoding transcriptional repressor p66-alpha isoform X2 encodes the protein MCEKRIIWQGEPRRRGLAGDPWPCGTGGGEVRGKRTGSRRAGPAAPGCAGTGGEVPRRSLTMTEEACRTRSQKRALEREITHNDVDSKKIKMEKGLLGTDINAEGDMKIKTDPGAGKVQGLLKSGEVKATIKVEVQTGDEPVDMSTSKSEIKREKRVPSPDVIVLSDNEPSSPRMNGLTKIALKETNTEALMKSSPEERERMIKQLKEELRLEEAKLVLLKKLRQSQIQKETTTQKTSSTRIPGTVIPPPLVRGGQQTSSKLGTQQNTQIVMPPLVRGAQQIHNIRQHSSTGPPPLLLAPRASVPSVQIQGQRIIQQGLIRVANVPNTSLLVNIPQASPTSIKGTTVTSAQANATTTSAASIVNSNDSPASRQAAAKLALRKQLEKTLLEIPPPKPPAPEMNFLPSAANNEFIYLVGLEEVVQNLLETQGKVSVAVSSREPYMCAQCKTDFTCRWREEKNGTIMCETCMTSNQKKALKAEHTNRLKAAFVKALQQEQEIEQRILQQTASPVQTKSDPIVQHHSLKQTSSQMSRGPPGAPRGVLHAFSQSPKLQNASSAAALGSRPGKHAERPVSKGSAAAWKKTPINTGGALPFVNPSLAVHKSSSAVDRQREYLLDMIPPRSIPQSATWK
- the GATAD2A gene encoding transcriptional repressor p66-alpha isoform X1; protein product: MCEKRIIWQGEPRRRGLAGDPWPCGTGGGEVRGKRTGSRRAGPAAPGCAGTGGEVPRRSLTMTEEACRTRSQKRALEREITHNDVDSKKIKMEKGLLGTDINAEGDMKIKTDPGAGKVQGLLKSGEVKATIKVEVQTGDEPVDMSTSKSEIKREKRVPSPDVIVLSDNEPSSPRMNGLTKIALKETNTEALMKSSPEERERMIKQLKEELRLEEAKLVLLKKLRQSQIQKETTTQKTSSTRIPGTVIPPPLVRGGQQTSSKLGTQQNTQIVMPPLVRGAQPISVSSQQIHNIRQHSSTGPPPLLLAPRASVPSVQIQGQRIIQQGLIRVANVPNTSLLVNIPQASPTSIKGTTVTSAQANATTTSAASIVNSNDSPASRQAAAKLALRKQLEKTLLEIPPPKPPAPEMNFLPSAANNEFIYLVGLEEVVQNLLETQGKVSVAVSSREPYMCAQCKTDFTCRWREEKNGTIMCETCMTSNQKKALKAEHTNRLKAAFVKALQQEQEIEQRILQQTASPVQTKSDPIVQHHSLKQTSSQMSRGPPGAPRGVLHAFSQSPKLQNASSAAALGSRPGKHAERPVSKGSAAAWKKTPINTGGALPFVNPSLAVHKSSSAVDRQREYLLDMIPPRSIPQSATWK
- the GATAD2A gene encoding transcriptional repressor p66-alpha isoform X3; the encoded protein is MTEEACRTRSQKRALEREITHNDVDSKKIKMEKGLLGTDINAEGDMKIKTDPGAGKVQGLLKSGEVKATIKVEVQTGDEPVDMSTSKSEIKREKRVPSPDVIVLSDNEPSSPRMNGLTKIALKETNTEALMKSSPEERERMIKQLKEELRLEEAKLVLLKKLRQSQIQKETTTQKTSSTRIPGTVIPPPLVRGGQQTSSKLGTQQNTQIVMPPLVRGAQPISVSSQQIHNIRQHSSTGPPPLLLAPRASVPSVQIQGQRIIQQGLIRVANVPNTSLLVNIPQASPTSIKGTTVTSAQANATTTSAASIVNSNDSPASRQAAAKLALRKQLEKTLLEIPPPKPPAPEMNFLPSAANNEFIYLVGLEEVVQNLLETQGKVSVAVSSREPYMCAQCKTDFTCRWREEKNGTIMCETCMTSNQKKALKAEHTNRLKAAFVKALQQEQEIEQRILQQTASPVQTKSDPIVQHHSLKQTSSQMSRGPPGAPRGVLHAFSQSPKLQNASSAAALGSRPGKHAERPVSKGSAAAWKKTPINTGGALPFVNPSLAVHKSSSAVDRQREYLLDMIPPRSIPQSATWK